TTTCCGGGGGATGATCTACGCGGCGGAGAGTAATTGGATCAAAGCAGAGGCCTGTTTTTCGAAAGCGATTCGCTTGCGTCCGCAATTTCCAAAAGCCGTCGTAGCGCACGAGAGCACGCGAACGAAACGTATCGAGCGAGAACGGATAAGCAAAACGTTCGGGCTGCTTGACACGTAAGATCGCATTCTTATTATTCGTTTGCGTTAGCCGCCGCTGAGCGAGCAGACGATCCGAATCCGGTTAATCGAATCGAGGTATGAAACTGAACGGAAAAATCGGACGAGAGGAGACGAAAATGGAAGAGAAACTCATTCTTTATGTCGGGAACAAGAATATTTCGTCTTGGTCGATGCGGCCTTATGTGGCGCTGACGGCGAAAGAACTCCGGTTCGAAGAAACAAGCGTGGATATGTTGCAAGATCGGGATCGAAGGCGGCGCAGGGCGTTTTCACCCACCGGCAAGGTTCCGGTCCTTCAGCACGGAAAACTCCGGATCCCCGACTCGCTCGCCATTATCGAATATGTCGAGGAAGCGTTTCCGGCTCCGAAATATCTGCCGCTCTGGCCCAAAGATCGCGGGGAACGGGCTCACGCGCGCTGGCTGTCGGCGGCCATGCACTCCGGTTTCATGAATCTCCGCGAATCGATGTCCTTCCATTTGTGTTTTCTGCCGAACATACCTCCGGCGACCCCCGAGGCGCTCGACGAAGCGAAAGAAATGATGACGATGTGGGACGACGCGCTCCAAACAAGGAAACTGAGCGGAGCCTATTTGTTCGGGCCCTTCGGTGCCGTGGACGCGATGTTCGCTCCAGCGGTGGTTCGCCTGACATCGTTCCGGGTCCCGCCGGTCTCGAACAGAGTCCAGGGCTACATGGATGCCGTCCTGTCGCATCCCGCGGTCCGGAAGTGGCTTGAGCCCGCCCGCGCGCTTCCGCCGGCCGAGAATTATTAGAACCGGTCTCATAAATAGGTTCGTCGCGAGCCCGAGCGAAAAGGCTGTCAGCAAGGCCGCAGGGGCCAAATGCCCGGAAGCGTACTCTCTGCAGTACGTTGAGGACATTTGGTCCCGAGAACGCAGCTGGCAGCCT
This genomic interval from Bdellovibrionota bacterium contains the following:
- a CDS encoding glutathione S-transferase N-terminal domain-containing protein, encoding MEEKLILYVGNKNISSWSMRPYVALTAKELRFEETSVDMLQDRDRRRRRAFSPTGKVPVLQHGKLRIPDSLAIIEYVEEAFPAPKYLPLWPKDRGERAHARWLSAAMHSGFMNLRESMSFHLCFLPNIPPATPEALDEAKEMMTMWDDALQTRKLSGAYLFGPFGAVDAMFAPAVVRLTSFRVPPVSNRVQGYMDAVLSHPAVRKWLEPARALPPAENY